TTGTAGAGAAATAAATCAACACACAAAGTGAACGTGTAACGACGAGCGCGCGTCGAGACTGTCTGTGTCAATTTTTGTTGAGCGCAGAATATTTATAACGGCGCGCGCAAACCCATTAGTGGGGCGAACGTTTCACTGTCAGaaagagatagatagatatgcACGTCTCGCGCGAAATTTTCAGAAAGAGACACACTTGTCTTTCTCTTTCACTCGCTTCGCGTTGGTTTGTGACAGACCGTGCTGATATAAAcgggagaaaaaaaaaaaaaaaaaaaaaagtgtttttcctTTTCACTtggttaattaatttgattttttttttttttctctatgtAGGCAGATGTATGTGTGGTATAAAACGCGTTTCTTTTGggtaatggaaaaaaaaaaaaaaaaaaaattaaacgtcaGTGTCAAGCGCCGGCACCCGGCAGACAGGGCAGTCGGGCGGCGGGATTCTGGtgattattataaaaagttGTGAAAGTTGAATGATAATAGGTATATTGTGTTATCATTTTGCCGCTGAAATGGCGAAAAGTGAACGACGACGCGCATCAAATGCAAGACAAGTTATAAGTTAACTCAGGTGGctacttgttgttgttgttattcGTTAATTCAGTTAGTTGTGTGTGTTGTGCGGTAAAAGCAAGTAAATTGAGAGCGATTTAAACGATAAATGATTATGTGTGCGAACAAACAAAGTGCCAAAGTGATGCGTGTGATGTTGTTGTGGTATCATACACAGATACCTAAATGTGGTTTCTCCGTTCATAATTTCAGTTGGTGGTGCGTGAACAATgtgtgctgctgctgctgctggtgctggtgcTGGTGGTGTGGCGGGCGTGCGGGCGGGCGGTCGCTgtctgcggcggcggcggcggcggcggcggcggcggcggcggctggagGCCTCCGCCGCCCTCTCGCCGTCGTCGGCCGAATATTATCATGAACCGAACGGAACGATGCGATGGGGTGAGTGagtgttattattaattagttaattacccgactgcgccagaaggagggtgggttatgtttttcgagtgtaaaacaaaaaacccaacggcgtgtaaaaaaaggaatttaaaaaaaaaagataaaaacaagacaacttgtgcccgtttcccatattctaataggtttctattccaaatccggatttcaactgtcaaatttaattcagttttagataaaaaaattttacacattactattaattaaagtcttataaaaataataaaccgaacagttatttttaaacaaaaacatattattgatgttCGACAGTTGACGGACAGATTTGGATTGGGATTGAATTTATCATAAACAAATTAATGCATTCGGAGGCACCAatgactaattaattattatgttggtgataaatgtatttgatgcctccgactgaaTTTGTGAACTCTTAACTAAGTTGCcttgtttttattatatttttattagttattttttaattattgttttagattgaatcgataactcataataataatttttgtgtgTTACTCTCTTGTGAACGttaccttgttggtgatcaaataaataatattgaaatagttGTTGATGCATAAAAGATGCATGTAGTGTGGTGTGTGTGGGTAGATAGGGGGTGCCTATATTATGTATacctatattaattatttagtaattaatgtgtttgtttttcAGGACAGCAAGCAGCGGAGAGCAGGACTCGGCCTGCCTGCCTGCCTGCCTGCCTGTCTGTCTGcctctgtatttaaaatgtgacTCGTCTATCGCAAGAAACACATGTAAGTACATGTTTGAATTATTTGTTAGCCCTgaaaagggctttttaaaactTTCGACGCTCCTCGCTGCAACCGCAGCCTCAGCCTCGGCCGttgttatgatgatgatgatggggtGTGTCAGTAGTACCACCACCAACACCACCATTACCCACGACAACACTGGCGGGCGTATGGGCGACACAACAAGTTGCTGCTGCTGGCtgacgcgcgcggcggcggcggcggcttaCTTCTTGCCGGCGGACGCCTTCTTGGCCGCGGGCTTGGATTTCGGTGTTGCGGCGGCCTTCTTCGGTTTGGGCGCCTTGGGTTTCTTGGTTGGCGGTTTGGCGGTCTTCTTGGCCTTCGGCGCAGCGGCGGCCTTACccttggcggcggcggcgggtttCTTGGCGGCGGGCTTCTTCTTCGCGGCGGCCGCCTTCTTGTCCTTGGTGGCGGCGGAGGGCTTCGCCTTCGAGGGCGACGATGCGGCGCTCGAGGCGGCGCCCTTCTTCGCCTTGCCGGCGGCCGACGCGGCCGTCACCTTCTTGGACTTGGCCGACGCTGCGGCGGCGCCCTTGGCGGGCTTGCTCGCCGCCGGCTTCTTGGATGCCGCAGATTTGGATTCCAATTTGAACGAACCGGAAGCGCCCTTGCCCTTGGTCTGGATCAAAGCGCCGGACTCGACGGCGCTCTTCAGGTACTTCCTGATGAAAGGTGCCAATTTTTCAGCGTCCACTTTGTACTGAGCCGCGATGTACTTCTTGATGGCCTGCAGCGAGGAACCGCTGCGCTCCTTCAACTCTTTGATGGCGTTGTTCACCATCTCGGACGTCTTCGGGTGGGTGGGCTTCGCTTTCGGCTTCTTAGCTCCTCCGGTCGCCGTCGCCTTGGGTTTCTTCGCGGGCGTCGCCGGAGCCGGTGCCTCGGATGCCACTGCTGTGTCTgccatttttctttttgttattttgactGTTTACGTGAACGAATCAAAACAATTAATTTCAGACGATGCTGCTGCTGGAACGCGACGAGCGAGCGAAACAACGAACGTACGTACTGCGACTGCGCGCGCGCGGAACGAGAGAAAAGAGGATGGATAGAGCGGTGTGTTAGAGCGGGACAAAACTTACGGTGCGAAACGACGCGTCATGGCAATACCGTAAGGAGAGCCTCTCTGTAGCTAGATGTTTTCTCGTACGAACACTTGAAACTTTTCACTAGCATGCATCTGAAAAAAATTAGTTTCGCGAAAAATTATTCAACATATTAGAGAATTTAACGCGTCACCGACATCTCCTATAGTGCCCCCGTGCGTCTGTGATGTATATGTCACTGTATGAATCACGATTCGAACGCTGCACGCGTTTATTTTCAACATTGCCAACCGGACCGACCGAGGGTCGTgtttaaatgttgtttttctCCATTTATACGGTTATGATCGATATTTTTTCATGGACAAATTGAAAGCGAACATCCCAACGACCATACGCATCGATGAATCGTCAATATTGGTATCGCTTCGGACCGTATTTATCGCAATAGACTCGGGGGTCGTAAAACATGAACGGCGGCCTCTCCTGTGTCGTTTGTTAGGGCAGGCGATCTCGTAGTCGTACGAACTACCTATGTTAtgctattaaaataattgtaaatgtaTCGATTGTGCCATTATAAtatgaacataataaaaaaaattaatttttcacatCGAGTCACGATAATTATTTTGACGAAAGCGCCGCCCGCCATCTACAGCCGTCGTACCTTTCACAGACAGTGGGACGCGGGCTAGTGAAGATTCTTGCACGTccatgtaaataaacaaaataattttactggGCACCTTATGCGtactagtaacaaaaaaaaaaaaaaaatacgttataTATGGTACCTACacataataacattatttattttttattccgcAGGGAGGAGTGTGGTACATACGCGGTGATGAAGATTCTCGCCGCGCTGCCGCCGCAGATTGATGGCGAACGAATCGAATCCACCAACGACGAGGCTTCACAGGTGCGacagtaatattttattataataatgtatttattattttcacataAATTTTGCTGTTGTATTATTTAATCTATATGAgtgataatatgaaatgaaacattggtataatgtataattattatgtacctactctaaAGACGTTTTATGACATTGACGCACTTATTTATAGTAAttgttattacaaataaaatttgtttgacttatttaatatatttttttacaaaaccccATTTTTATACTTTCCACGATATTATTCCATAGCCCCGAAACGAAACGTTCCAATACCATTCCATTCCCGTGCCCCCCGTaacataattattgtgtaatgatgatggatgaaagaagtacctacatacatttattttctcaaaCTCTTCTTATTTGCATAGTACAGgcaggtaggtacattatattaatatgtatttatgtgCTGGCGGCACCTAGGATAGGATAAatttatgtgtgtgtgtgtgcgtgcgaGGTGTGCCATGCCATGTGAGAGCAATAACAGGAATTATTATCTattattaatatattataatataatataggtaggtaattattgtgTAAAGTCTTCGATAGAAACAGTCATTATAATTAACGAAATTTGTgcggccctgaaaagggccttttgTGTATTTGTGATCGTTTTGCGATCATCCTCGTAGCGTCGTAGTTGCGCCAACAACAAGCAGCGCGGCGATGATGATGCGCCACACGACGACGATTCAGCAGCAGCGGTTGGTTTAACCACCGAAACCGTACAGGGTGCGACCTTGACGCTTCAGAGCGTAGACGACGTCCATGGCGGTGACGGTCTTCCTCTTGGCGTGCTCCGTGTAAGTGACGGCGTCACGGATCACGTTCTCGAGGAACACCTTCAGCACACCACGCGTCTCCTCGTAGATCAGACCGGAGATACGTTTCACGCCACCTCTGCGAGCGAGACGACGGATGGCGGGCTTGGTGATACCCTGGATGTTGTCACGGAGCACCTTCCTGTGGCGCTTGGCGCCTCCTTTTCCCAGACCCTTTCCTCCCTTACCGCGACCGGTCATCTTGCTTGATTTGGTTTAGTGGTTTCGATTTACACGTGCGCACACCGATAGTGTGTGCGAGAGACGATTACTCGAACGAGACTGTGCCCGAAACTAGGCAGAGCCTGACTTTTATATCATTCGTAAAGCGAACGAGGGGCGGGCGGCAGCGGGGGGGCCATGTCTTCTCTCACTCTCGCGTGTGC
Above is a window of Ostrinia nubilalis unplaced genomic scaffold, ilOstNubi1.1 SCAFFOLD_42, whole genome shotgun sequence DNA encoding:
- the LOC135087505 gene encoding histone H1B-like, whose protein sequence is MADTAVASEAPAPATPAKKPKATATGGAKKPKAKPTHPKTSEMVNNAIKELKERSGSSLQAIKKYIAAQYKVDAEKLAPFIRKYLKSAVESGALIQTKGKGASGSFKLESKSAASKKPAASKPAKGAAAASAKSKKVTAASAAGKAKKGAASSAASSPSKAKPSAATKDKKAAAAKKKPAAKKPAAAAKGKAAAAPKAKKTAKPPTKKPKAPKPKKAAATPKSKPAAKKASAGKK